From the genome of Plectropomus leopardus isolate mb chromosome 13, YSFRI_Pleo_2.0, whole genome shotgun sequence, one region includes:
- the glra4b gene encoding glycine receptor, alpha 4b, with translation MLMHMLCMVWASSVIFLQGRSVLCKEMKLPSRAAKAPSPSDFLDKLMGRTSGYDARIRPNFKGPPVNVTCNIFINSFGSITETTMDYRLNVFLRQQWNDPRLAYKEYPDDSLDLDPSMLDSIWKPDLFFANEKGANFHEVTTDNKLLRIFQNGNVLYSIRLTLTLSCPMDLKNFPMDSQTCTMQLESFGYTMNDLIFEWLDVGAVQVADDLMLPQFVLKEEKGLGYCTKHYNTGKFTCIEVKFHLERQMGYYLIQMYIPSLLTVILSWVSFWINMDAAPARVGLGITTVLTMTTQSSGSRASLPKVSYVKAIDIWMAVCLLFVFAALLEYAAVNFVSRQHKEFFRLRKKLKEQQRQRAPGSGDSKVKGKNMSGNNAPHGNVVQQCSACAREEELAQQGLLFQSYGLTLAAGTAPEMDATPVFADLPPGLGFYDIRRRFVDRAKRIDTIARAVFPMSFLMFNVLYWLTFKVLRHEDLLATL, from the exons ATGCTAATGCACATGTTGTGTATGGTTTGGGCTTCATCTGTCATTTTTCTGCAAGGCAG GTCTGTGCTCTGTAAGGAGATGAAGCTCCCGAGCAGAGCAGCGAAAGCCCCCTCTCCATCTGACTTTCTGGACAAACTGATGGGACGCACATCTGGCTATGACGCTCGCATCCGACCCAACTTCAAAG GTCCTCCTGTTAATGTCACCTGCAACATCTTCATCAACAGCTTCGGATCCATCACTGAAACTACTATG GACTACCGGCTCAATGTATTTCTGCGACAGCAGTGGAATGACCCTCGACTGGCATATAAGGAGTATCCTGATGACTCCCTCGATCTGGACCCCTCAATGTTGGACTCCATATGGAAACCTGACCTGTTCTTTGCAAATGAAAAGGGAGCAAACTTTCACGAGGTCACGACTGACAACAAACTGTTACGGATATTCCAGAATGGAAACGTCCTCTATAGCATCAG GCTGACTCTTACCCTCTCCTGTCCCATGGATCTGAAAAACTTCCCCATGGACAGCCAGACGTGTACGATGCAGCTCGAAAGCT TTGGCTACACCATGAATGATCTTATTTTCGAATGGCTGGATGTGGGAGCGGTGCAGGTGGCCGATGATCTGATGCTCCCTCAGTTCGTGCTCAAAGAGGAGAAAGGCCTCGGCTACTGCACCAAGCACTACAACACAG GTAAATTCACCTGCATTGAGGTCAAATTCCACCTGGAGCGTCAGATGGGCTACTACCTGATCCAGATGTACATACCGAGCCTGCTCACTGTCATCCTGtcctgggtgtcattctggatCAATATGGACGCAGCTCCGGCCAGAGTGGGACTGGGGATCACTACAGTGCTCACCATGACGACGCAGAGCTCGGGCTCCAGGGCGTCGCTGCCAAAG GTGTCTTACGTGAAAGCCATAGACATCTGGATGGCGGTGTGTCTTCTCTTCGTGTTTGCTGCCCTGTTGGAGTACGCAGCCGTTAATTTTGTTTCACGCCAGCACAAGGAGTTCTTCAGACTGAGGAAGAAGCTCAAAGAGCAACAGCGGCAGAGAGCT CCGGGAAGTGGTGACAGCAAggtgaaaggaaaaaacatgTCAGGCAACAACGCTCCTCATGGGAACGTAGTCCAGCAGTGCAGTGCATGTGCCCGG gaggaggagctggctCAGCAGGGTTTACTCTTCCAGAGTTATGGACTCACCCTGGCAGCAGGAACTGCACCAGAAATGGATGCAACGCCGGTTTTTGCTGATTTACCTCCTGGTTTAGGTTTCTATGACATTCGCAGACGCTTTGTGGATCGGGCGAAAAGGATTGACACCATCGCCCGAGCTGTTTTCCCCATGAGCTTCCTCATGTTTAACGTCCTCTACTGGCTGACCTTTAAAGTTCTACGACATGAAGACCTTCTAGCCACGCTGTGA